A DNA window from Vagococcus penaei contains the following coding sequences:
- a CDS encoding phytoene desaturase family protein, translating to MKNIIVVGAGVAGLNAAVRLQKLGYQVTLYEKERNIGGKMNQIKKDGFTFDVGPTIVMMPEIYREVFEFCGKDPDDYIPMEKVDPMLQLYFNKEEPLEFSSDLVELTKTLEGISEKDAQGYLAFLADVYKRYVIAKEHFITKSFRGFCDFYNPKSLWAGLKLRTFSDAYSSISKFVEDDRLRKSLAFQTLYIGVSPYQGPSLYTIIPMIELLYGIYFIKGGMYTLATSLEKLFLELGGTIHYGTPVDEIMLENKKATGVRISQNVIEADAVICGADFPYAMESLIPDETKRGKYTNKKIESMEYSCSCLLLYLGLDKTYPGESLHNIYFAEDFKKNISDLFEDGVLPEDPSFYLYRPSLLDKSLAPENQEGLYVLVPVPELSKYSDWSDETCQTYRDKVIAIIKENTQYTDIDEHIISETIYTPNDFLERFNAYNGATFGLKPTLKQSNYYRPHNKFKYADNLYFCGSSTHPGAGVPIVMQSAKLAVEELLRDDQQHS from the coding sequence ATGAAGAATATTATTGTTGTAGGGGCTGGTGTTGCAGGTCTTAATGCAGCCGTTCGCTTACAAAAACTAGGTTATCAAGTCACGTTATATGAAAAAGAACGTAATATTGGTGGGAAAATGAATCAAATTAAAAAGGATGGGTTTACCTTTGATGTTGGACCAACAATTGTGATGATGCCTGAAATTTATCGTGAAGTTTTTGAGTTTTGTGGGAAAGATCCTGATGATTATATCCCAATGGAAAAAGTTGATCCGATGTTACAACTTTATTTTAATAAAGAAGAGCCTTTAGAGTTCTCAAGTGACTTGGTTGAATTGACTAAAACCTTAGAAGGTATTTCCGAAAAAGACGCGCAAGGATACTTGGCCTTTTTAGCCGATGTTTACAAACGCTATGTTATTGCGAAAGAACACTTCATCACAAAATCTTTTCGAGGATTTTGTGATTTTTATAACCCTAAATCATTATGGGCTGGGCTAAAATTACGAACATTTAGTGACGCGTATAGCTCTATTTCGAAATTTGTTGAAGATGATCGATTACGTAAATCATTAGCTTTTCAAACGCTTTATATTGGCGTGTCACCTTATCAAGGACCGTCACTTTATACAATTATTCCGATGATTGAGCTACTTTATGGTATTTATTTCATTAAAGGTGGTATGTATACACTAGCCACATCATTAGAAAAATTATTTCTTGAATTAGGTGGGACTATCCACTACGGTACACCTGTTGATGAAATCATGCTCGAAAATAAAAAAGCCACCGGCGTTAGAATTAGTCAGAACGTTATAGAGGCAGATGCTGTTATTTGTGGAGCTGATTTTCCATATGCGATGGAATCTTTAATTCCAGATGAAACAAAACGTGGGAAATACACTAATAAAAAAATTGAAAGTATGGAATATTCTTGTTCATGCTTACTACTTTATTTAGGTTTAGACAAAACATACCCAGGTGAAAGCCTACACAATATTTATTTTGCTGAGGATTTTAAAAAGAATATTAGTGATTTATTTGAAGATGGAGTACTACCAGAGGATCCATCATTTTACTTGTACCGCCCGTCACTCTTAGATAAATCCTTAGCACCAGAGAATCAAGAAGGTCTTTACGTATTAGTACCGGTACCTGAACTATCAAAATATTCGGATTGGTCAGATGAAACTTGTCAAACATATCGTGATAAAGTCATTGCAATTATTAAAGAAAATACGCAGTATACGGATATTGATGAACACATTATTTCTGAAACAATCTATACACCAAATGATTTTCTAGAGCGATTTAATGCCTATAATGGGGCAACGTTTGGCTTAAAACCAACATTAAAACAAAGTAACTATTATCGTCCACATAATAAGTTTAAGTACGCTGATAACTTATATTTTTGTGGTAGTAGTACCCATCCTGGTGCCGGTGTACCTATTGTTATGCAAAGTGCTAAGCTTGCAGTAGAGGAGTTATTAAGAGATGACCAACAACACAGCTAA